The DNA segment GCGTAGGCCAGCACACGCCAATCGCGCATGTCGAAGCGCTTATCCGGATTGTGCGCGGCTGGAGCGGGTGACGCGAGGGCGCGGGGCCGTTAAGGAACGGGCATGCAGGACACGCTCGCCGCGCTCTATCCCTGGCTGAAGGCTGGTCACATCATCTTCGTCGTGTTCTGGATGGCGGGCCTTTTCATCCTTCCTCGACAGATGCTCTATTGTCTCGACTCAGCGCCCGGCTCGCCCGAGGAAACCCGCTGGGCCGAGCGGATCGCGCTCCTGCGGCGGATGATCCTGACCCCCAGCCTCGTCGTCGTGTGGCTGCTGGGCCTGTTGCTGGCGAGCGCGATCGGGGCGTGGGACCAGGCATGGTTGCATGCCAAGCTGCTGCTGGTCCTTGGACTGAGCGCGTTTCACGCAGTGATGGTCGCACGCGCCCGGCGCATGGCGGCCGGGGAACGGCCGCTTACGGCGCGGCAGCTGCGGTT comes from the Qipengyuania sediminis genome and includes:
- a CDS encoding CopD family protein, with the translated sequence MQDTLAALYPWLKAGHIIFVVFWMAGLFILPRQMLYCLDSAPGSPEETRWAERIALLRRMILTPSLVVVWLLGLLLASAIGAWDQAWLHAKLLLVLGLSAFHAVMVARARRMAAGERPLTARQLRLWGEVPALALVLIVVLVVVKPF